From Actinoplanes oblitus, a single genomic window includes:
- a CDS encoding class I SAM-dependent methyltransferase produces MDDSGVVTPDGCAVEVYLHLPENGEPDLIDRVVPVGSRILELGCGTGRLANVLAARGHDVVGVDESAAMISHLQGVTPVCARIERLHLGRTFDAVVLAAHLLSTVDLEQRRLFLNTCERHLARDGILVAQWFPPSWFDGLVRAGRRSGTLGAVRGTLEVVRDDGEVLSARTVYEMGDRSWSQVFQAHRVTEDRLGAELIAAGLSLDRWLDDAHGWFAAARRRSGPASLP; encoded by the coding sequence GGGGAGCCGGACCTGATCGACAGGGTTGTTCCGGTGGGCTCGCGGATTCTGGAACTCGGGTGTGGCACCGGGCGGCTGGCCAATGTGCTCGCCGCCAGAGGTCATGACGTCGTCGGCGTGGACGAGTCAGCCGCCATGATCAGCCACCTTCAGGGCGTCACCCCGGTGTGCGCGCGGATCGAGAGACTGCACCTGGGGCGCACTTTTGACGCCGTCGTACTTGCCGCCCATCTGCTCAGCACAGTGGATCTCGAGCAACGCCGACTGTTTCTGAACACGTGCGAGCGGCATCTCGCTCGAGACGGCATCCTGGTTGCGCAATGGTTCCCACCGAGCTGGTTCGATGGGCTCGTTCGCGCCGGACGGCGTTCCGGGACGCTCGGCGCAGTGCGCGGGACGCTCGAGGTGGTGCGCGACGACGGCGAAGTGCTGTCAGCGCGAACCGTCTACGAGATGGGCGACCGTTCCTGGAGCCAGGTTTTCCAGGCACATCGCGTCACCGAGGACCGGCTCGGTGCGGAACTCATCGCTGCCGGCTTGTCGCTGGATCGCTGGCTCGACGACGCTCACGGTTGGTTCGCCGCTGCGAGACGCAGGTCCGGGCCAGCTTCCCTCCCTTAG
- a CDS encoding MmcQ/YjbR family DNA-binding protein encodes MPDPGDVPSEMLDRLRPICRQLPETYEEPAWIGVRWRIRRRTVAHVYTPDPDRFPVYAAHVTGGEPPTVLTFRVPVDDLLGLTAAGFPFFRAPWGHNVAAAILGPHTDWTEIDELLTDSYRELAPKFLAARLAPPPYPATTPRPPLPDRLASAPSPSA; translated from the coding sequence ATGCCGGATCCCGGAGACGTACCGTCGGAGATGCTGGACCGCCTGCGCCCGATCTGCCGGCAGCTGCCCGAGACCTATGAGGAGCCGGCCTGGATCGGCGTGCGCTGGCGGATCCGCCGGCGCACCGTCGCCCACGTCTACACCCCGGACCCGGACCGCTTCCCGGTCTACGCCGCGCACGTGACCGGCGGCGAGCCGCCGACCGTCCTGACGTTCCGCGTCCCGGTCGACGACCTGCTCGGCCTCACCGCGGCCGGCTTCCCGTTCTTCCGCGCCCCGTGGGGCCACAACGTCGCCGCCGCGATCCTCGGCCCGCACACGGACTGGACCGAGATCGACGAGCTGCTCACCGACAGCTATCGCGAACTGGCCCCGAAGTTCCTCGCCGCCCGGCTGGCCCCACCGCCGTATCCCGCGACGACACCCCGTCCGCCACTGCCGGACCGCCTGGCATCGGCACCTTCGCCGAGCGCTTGA
- a CDS encoding NACHT domain-containing protein produces MPRWSRQPRFWFGVSLVVLLLLVCALAWFLQHQGLDRADKWASVVFGGAGTAAVVVGALSWLWRLGGPRAVPVGDDTTVALDWLAGAQREQWQAEQAARRVRDPWPLNVRWLSSARAQAVMASWASVRGRPGAAPAELAGEYAGIADLFTVPGGPRRLVVLGEPGAGKSMLVVHLALQLLARRTAHEPVPVVLSAAGWNPVLGLDDWVAEQIVMIDRRLARQVPGPGGAPRSLARDLVARGLILPVLDGLDEMADSLQQAAIRGIAQSAGTGHGLVVTCRTRPYEAAVAGSGPVPAAAVVEIQPVAARAAARHLADSAALTDRRWQPVVVHLTEVPDAPLARALSTPLMIWLARTVYQDPVRDPGELLTAGWATTRGGIEQHLLEHLVGAAYASALGRYPARTAEDAARVRRWLGTVAAHLREQRTYELAWWHFNELRPVPDAQFVSVAFSVIVALFTACAAMPAGMAAFDHGRVSPWLMSWYSGATIGLVTAYARLLFTDRSVPRQLTLAGAVTMYLVVGAPLGVVATLAGQPVVGLGLMLSAGTVSALVAGSSVAAAATRPSRSLHVDRRTALVAGLTAGLATGFLCAVALGDSSPGIWAAIAVIAAAAVVSFSAWGQFCLARLVSAVAGGMPLRMMGALEEAHARGVLRRAGGVYQFRHNLLQDHLATHR; encoded by the coding sequence GTGCCGCGATGGTCCCGACAGCCCCGTTTCTGGTTCGGCGTCTCCCTGGTCGTCCTGCTGCTCCTGGTCTGCGCCCTGGCCTGGTTCCTGCAGCACCAGGGACTGGACCGGGCGGACAAGTGGGCGAGCGTGGTGTTCGGCGGGGCCGGCACCGCCGCTGTCGTGGTCGGGGCGCTCTCCTGGCTGTGGCGGCTCGGCGGCCCGCGGGCCGTACCGGTCGGCGACGACACCACCGTCGCCCTGGACTGGCTGGCCGGCGCGCAACGCGAACAGTGGCAGGCGGAACAGGCCGCCCGCCGGGTGCGTGACCCGTGGCCGTTGAACGTACGGTGGCTGTCCAGCGCCCGCGCGCAGGCCGTGATGGCGAGCTGGGCGTCGGTGCGCGGCCGGCCCGGCGCTGCCCCGGCCGAGCTCGCCGGGGAGTACGCCGGGATCGCCGACCTGTTCACCGTCCCCGGCGGGCCGCGACGGCTGGTGGTGCTCGGCGAGCCGGGCGCCGGCAAGTCCATGCTGGTGGTGCACCTGGCGCTGCAGCTACTGGCCCGGCGCACCGCGCACGAGCCGGTGCCGGTCGTGCTGTCGGCCGCCGGGTGGAACCCGGTGCTCGGCCTCGACGACTGGGTGGCCGAGCAGATCGTCATGATCGACCGGCGGCTGGCCCGGCAGGTGCCCGGCCCGGGCGGCGCGCCCCGGTCGCTCGCCCGTGACCTGGTCGCGCGGGGCTTGATCCTGCCGGTGCTGGACGGCCTCGACGAGATGGCGGACAGCCTGCAGCAGGCGGCGATCCGGGGCATCGCGCAGTCCGCCGGCACCGGTCACGGGCTGGTCGTCACCTGCCGCACCCGGCCGTACGAGGCGGCGGTGGCCGGGTCCGGCCCGGTGCCCGCCGCAGCGGTGGTGGAGATCCAGCCGGTCGCGGCCCGCGCCGCCGCCCGGCACCTCGCCGACAGCGCCGCGCTGACCGACCGCCGCTGGCAGCCGGTGGTCGTCCACCTGACCGAGGTGCCGGACGCGCCGCTGGCCCGGGCGCTGTCCACGCCGCTGATGATCTGGCTGGCCCGGACCGTCTACCAGGACCCGGTCCGGGACCCGGGGGAGCTGCTCACCGCCGGGTGGGCGACCACCCGCGGCGGGATCGAGCAGCACCTGCTGGAGCACCTGGTCGGCGCGGCGTACGCGAGCGCGCTGGGCCGGTACCCGGCCCGTACCGCCGAGGACGCGGCGCGGGTCCGCCGCTGGCTCGGCACCGTCGCCGCGCACCTTCGCGAGCAGCGGACGTACGAGCTGGCCTGGTGGCATTTCAACGAGCTGCGCCCGGTCCCCGACGCGCAGTTCGTCTCGGTCGCGTTCAGCGTGATCGTCGCCCTGTTCACCGCGTGCGCCGCGATGCCGGCCGGCATGGCGGCGTTCGACCACGGGCGGGTGTCGCCCTGGCTGATGTCCTGGTACAGCGGTGCCACCATCGGCCTGGTCACCGCCTACGCCCGGCTGCTGTTCACCGACCGGTCCGTGCCGCGGCAGCTCACCCTCGCCGGCGCGGTCACCATGTACCTGGTGGTCGGCGCTCCGCTCGGGGTCGTCGCCACCCTGGCCGGGCAGCCGGTCGTCGGGCTCGGCCTGATGCTGTCGGCCGGCACCGTCAGCGCCCTGGTCGCCGGGTCGTCGGTGGCCGCGGCGGCCACCCGGCCGAGCCGCTCACTGCACGTCGACCGGCGGACCGCCCTCGTCGCTGGTCTCACGGCCGGGCTGGCGACGGGCTTCCTGTGCGCGGTGGCGCTCGGCGACAGCAGCCCCGGCATCTGGGCGGCGATCGCGGTGATCGCCGCGGCGGCGGTGGTCAGCTTCAGCGCGTGGGGGCAGTTCTGCCTGGCCCGGCTGGTCTCCGCGGTGGCCGGCGGGATGCCGCTGCGGATGATGGGCGCCCTCGAGGAGGCGCACGCCCGCGGGGTGCTGCGCCGCGCCGGTGGCGTCTACCAGTTCCGCCACAACCTGCTGCAGGACCACCTCGCCACCCACCGCTGA
- a CDS encoding AfsR/SARP family transcriptional regulator: MTDALRFEVLGPIRAYRGDEPIDLGPPSRRAVLAILLLHAGRPVPMERIVAALWDGDPPENGVDVVLRCIGALRRTLDPERTSLLTLTDGGYVLRVGDSAVDAGRFRAGLAQARREQQTGNADTATLVVHRALGLWQDKPLTGMTGTIFEAARTRLNEERAEAARLLATPSSAEQAATAPAVPMPAAAETAVPMPAPTAPAVSAPAPAETAVSAPVPAAPAAAKPEYPEPIDPWDGHDLFPPDPMSIL; the protein is encoded by the coding sequence ATGACCGACGCGCTGCGGTTCGAAGTCCTCGGCCCGATCCGGGCCTACCGGGGCGACGAGCCGATCGACCTCGGCCCGCCCAGCCGGCGGGCGGTCCTGGCGATCCTGCTGCTGCACGCCGGCCGGCCGGTGCCGATGGAGCGGATCGTCGCCGCGCTCTGGGACGGCGACCCGCCGGAGAACGGCGTCGACGTGGTGCTGCGCTGCATCGGGGCGCTGCGGCGGACCCTGGATCCGGAGCGGACGTCGCTGCTGACGCTCACCGACGGCGGCTACGTGCTGCGGGTCGGCGACAGCGCAGTCGACGCCGGCCGGTTCCGCGCCGGCCTGGCCCAGGCGCGCCGCGAGCAACAGACCGGCAACGCCGACACCGCGACCCTGGTGGTGCACCGGGCGCTCGGCCTGTGGCAGGACAAGCCGCTGACCGGCATGACCGGGACGATCTTCGAGGCCGCGCGCACCCGGCTCAACGAGGAACGCGCCGAGGCCGCGCGGTTACTGGCCACGCCGTCCAGCGCTGAGCAGGCTGCCACCGCGCCGGCTGTTCCTATGCCGGCTGCCGCCGAGACGGCTGTTCCTATGCCGGCTCCCACCGCGCCGGCTGTCTCCGCACCGGCTCCCGCCGAGACGGCTGTCTCCGCACCGGTCCCCGCCGCGCCGGCGGCGGCGAAGCCGGAATACCCCGAGCCGATCGACCCCTGGGACGGCCACGACCTCTTCCCGCCCGACCCGATGTCCATCCTCTGA
- a CDS encoding RNA polymerase sigma factor SigF: protein MTVLVDTAVETDASTSTDRASELINALAALPAGHPSRPELRDRAIEAWLPLARHLSNRYANRGEPRDDLYQVAVMGLIKAVDRFEADRGVDFAGFAIPTVIGELKRHFRDKTWSVRVPRRLQELRLAITSANNTLTHDLGRAPTVTDIAEYLKITEDEVIEGLEGARAYNSTSLSTPMTDSGTELGDTLGGMDAGFEEAELRVALGPAMATLDEREQKIISLRFYGNLTQSQIAEQVGVSQMHVSRLLTKALAKLRKQLDGMTV from the coding sequence ATGACCGTCCTGGTTGACACCGCCGTCGAGACCGATGCTTCGACCAGCACGGACCGGGCCAGCGAACTGATCAACGCGCTGGCGGCCCTGCCGGCCGGGCACCCGTCCCGCCCCGAGCTGCGTGATCGCGCGATCGAGGCATGGCTGCCGCTGGCCCGCCACCTGTCCAACCGGTACGCCAACCGCGGCGAGCCGCGCGACGACCTCTACCAGGTCGCGGTGATGGGGCTGATCAAGGCGGTCGACCGGTTCGAGGCCGACCGGGGCGTCGACTTCGCCGGGTTCGCCATCCCCACCGTGATCGGCGAGCTGAAGCGTCACTTCCGGGACAAGACCTGGTCGGTGCGGGTGCCGCGGCGGCTGCAGGAGCTTCGCCTGGCGATCACCAGCGCCAACAACACGCTCACCCACGACCTGGGCCGCGCGCCGACGGTGACCGACATCGCCGAGTACCTCAAGATCACTGAGGACGAGGTCATCGAGGGCCTGGAGGGTGCCCGGGCCTACAACTCGACGAGCCTGTCGACGCCGATGACCGACAGCGGCACCGAGCTCGGCGACACCCTCGGCGGGATGGACGCCGGTTTCGAGGAGGCCGAGCTGCGGGTCGCCCTGGGCCCGGCGATGGCCACCCTGGACGAGCGCGAGCAGAAGATCATCAGCCTGCGGTTCTACGGCAACCTCACCCAGTCGCAGATCGCCGAGCAGGTCGGTGTGTCGCAGATGCACGTGTCGCGGCTGCTCACCAAGGCGCTCGCCAAGCTGCGCAAGCAGCTCGACGGCATGACCGTCTGA
- a CDS encoding chitinase, whose protein sequence is MIRKRLSAALLAAVTGAATAVAMVHAADAAAAPLPAHVFAPYFEAWTGDNPATLAQQSGAKHLTMAFLQAATKGSCTAYWNGDSGSPVSTAVFGSQIAAIRAGGGDVIPSFGGYTADNTGTEIADSCTSVGSIAAVFENVITTYDVTRIDLDIEDNSLTNSAGIDRRNKAIKQVQDWAAAQGRTVQFSYTLPTTTTGLADSGLAVLRNAVANNARVDLVNIMTFDYYDGATHQMAADTKTAATGLHDQLRQLYPGRTDAQLWNMVGVTEMIGIDDYGPAETFTTADAPVVAQWATEKGLGLLSFWALQRDNGGCPGVGGSDSCSGVSQSTWQFSHAFEAFTSGGTGPSPSTSVSTTPSSPPSSGPACTAPAWNATSVYTGGSQVSFAGRLYRAKWWTRGESPATHSGQWDVWADKGPC, encoded by the coding sequence ATGATCCGAAAACGCCTGTCCGCCGCGCTGCTCGCGGCGGTCACCGGAGCCGCCACGGCGGTGGCGATGGTGCACGCGGCCGACGCGGCGGCCGCCCCGCTGCCGGCGCATGTCTTCGCCCCCTACTTCGAGGCGTGGACCGGTGACAACCCGGCCACCCTGGCGCAGCAGTCCGGCGCCAAGCACCTGACCATGGCGTTCCTGCAGGCCGCCACCAAGGGGTCGTGCACCGCGTACTGGAACGGCGACAGCGGCAGCCCGGTGTCCACGGCGGTCTTCGGCAGCCAGATCGCCGCGATCCGGGCCGGCGGCGGCGACGTGATCCCGTCGTTCGGCGGGTACACCGCCGACAACACCGGCACCGAGATCGCCGACAGCTGCACCAGTGTCGGCTCGATCGCCGCGGTGTTCGAGAACGTGATCACGACGTACGACGTGACCCGGATCGACCTCGACATCGAGGACAACTCGCTGACCAACAGCGCGGGCATCGACCGGCGCAACAAGGCGATCAAGCAGGTGCAGGACTGGGCCGCGGCGCAGGGGCGTACCGTGCAGTTCTCCTACACGCTGCCGACCACCACCACCGGGCTGGCCGACTCCGGGCTGGCCGTGCTGCGCAACGCGGTGGCCAACAACGCGCGCGTCGACCTGGTCAACATCATGACCTTCGACTACTACGACGGGGCCACCCACCAGATGGCCGCCGACACCAAGACCGCCGCGACCGGGCTGCATGACCAGCTGCGTCAGCTCTACCCGGGCAGGACCGACGCGCAGCTGTGGAACATGGTCGGGGTGACCGAGATGATCGGCATCGACGACTACGGGCCGGCCGAGACGTTCACCACCGCCGACGCGCCGGTGGTGGCGCAGTGGGCGACCGAGAAGGGTCTCGGGCTGCTGTCGTTCTGGGCGTTGCAGCGCGACAACGGGGGCTGCCCGGGCGTCGGCGGCAGTGACAGCTGCTCGGGCGTCAGCCAGTCGACGTGGCAGTTCAGCCACGCCTTCGAGGCGTTCACCTCCGGTGGCACCGGGCCGTCGCCGTCCACCAGTGTCTCCACCACACCCAGCAGCCCGCCGTCGAGCGGTCCGGCCTGCACCGCACCGGCGTGGAACGCCACCAGCGTCTACACCGGCGGCTCGCAGGTCTCGTTCGCCGGGCGGCTCTACCGCGCCAAGTGGTGGACCCGGGGCGAGTCACCGGCCACCCACAGTGGGCAGTGGGACGTCTGGGCCGACAAGGGCCCCTGCTGA
- a CDS encoding class I SAM-dependent methyltransferase, producing MAGPRLELDTRSADAIDGRHLRAAAFHEVRLQYVREIALDRVSPAARALVVGSGRGVLPAGLAGLGLKVTGVDPSAAATKLARESVPGVDFVTAPSEELPFPGESFDLVYCADTFEITGDLDGVLGEVARVLRPGGVLVYDTVNRTVPARVVYLGAFQGVPFTRIMPPGRYAAARLRPPGEVRAALAAHGLSGGQVCGFRPASIGRLVSAVLRRRRGLLTDEQVGPLTGFVLDPDGPPVVTYLGWASKAGMERLTDR from the coding sequence ATGGCCGGTCCACGCCTGGAGCTCGACACACGTTCGGCGGACGCCATCGACGGGCGACATCTGCGGGCTGCCGCTTTTCACGAGGTGCGACTTCAGTACGTACGGGAAATCGCTCTTGATCGTGTCTCGCCGGCGGCTCGTGCCCTGGTCGTCGGCAGTGGCCGTGGGGTGCTGCCGGCCGGTCTGGCCGGGCTCGGCCTGAAGGTCACCGGCGTCGACCCGTCGGCGGCCGCGACCAAGCTGGCCAGGGAGTCGGTGCCGGGGGTCGATTTCGTGACCGCGCCGAGCGAGGAGCTGCCGTTTCCGGGCGAGTCCTTCGACCTCGTCTACTGTGCCGACACGTTCGAGATCACCGGCGACCTGGACGGTGTGCTCGGCGAGGTGGCCCGGGTGCTGCGGCCGGGCGGGGTGCTCGTCTACGACACGGTCAATCGGACGGTGCCCGCGCGGGTGGTGTACCTGGGCGCGTTCCAGGGTGTTCCGTTCACCAGGATCATGCCGCCGGGGCGGTACGCGGCGGCCCGGCTGCGGCCGCCCGGCGAGGTCCGGGCGGCGCTGGCCGCGCACGGGTTGTCCGGCGGGCAGGTGTGTGGTTTCCGGCCGGCGAGCATCGGACGGCTTGTCAGCGCGGTGCTGCGGCGGCGCCGGGGACTGCTGACCGACGAACAGGTCGGGCCGCTGACCGGTTTCGTGCTCGATCCGGACGGGCCACCGGTCGTGACGTATCTGGGGTGGGCGTCGAAGGCCGGGATGGAGCGCCTGACCGACCGCTGA
- a CDS encoding winged helix-turn-helix transcriptional regulator, whose protein sequence is MTRTRLAEVACSIARATDLFADAWTALIMRDVLVGITRFDDLADDLRISRKVLTLRLTRLVDEGVLARERYQDHPPREHYVATPKGKELFPVLLALMNWGDRWYGQDGPPVRVHHRDCGHDTTAVTTCAHCHQPLTIDNTTQLPGPGGRLGPGTSVIGPLLAARTARP, encoded by the coding sequence ATGACCCGCACGCGACTCGCCGAGGTGGCCTGCTCCATCGCCCGGGCGACCGACCTGTTCGCCGACGCCTGGACCGCGCTGATCATGCGCGACGTGCTGGTCGGCATCACCCGGTTCGACGACCTCGCCGACGACCTGCGGATCTCCCGCAAGGTGCTGACCCTGCGCCTGACCCGGCTGGTCGACGAGGGCGTGCTGGCCCGCGAGCGCTACCAGGACCACCCGCCCCGCGAGCACTACGTGGCCACCCCCAAGGGCAAGGAACTCTTCCCGGTCCTGCTGGCCCTGATGAACTGGGGTGACCGCTGGTACGGCCAGGACGGCCCGCCGGTCCGCGTCCACCACCGCGACTGCGGGCACGACACCACGGCTGTCACCACCTGCGCCCACTGCCACCAGCCGCTGACCATCGACAACACCACGCAGCTGCCGGGCCCGGGCGGCCGGCTGGGCCCGGGCACCTCGGTGATCGGCCCCCTGCTGGCCGCCCGCACCGCCCGCCCCTGA